The proteins below are encoded in one region of Campylobacter helveticus:
- a CDS encoding MetQ/NlpA family ABC transporter substrate-binding protein, with product MKKIILIISLLFHFAFANDKTIIIGATPTPHAEILEFSKALFKEKGWNLEVKEFADYVLPNLALAQGDLDANLYQHKPFLDEFNANQKSKLVAVDNIILVPMAGYSKKIKNKSLIPQNAKIAIPNDPTNESRALDLLERAGLIKLNDKALKTPLDIVDNPKKLKFLELKAAQLPRALSDVDVALIPTNYALGAKLNPKDGLFIEDEGSLYAIVLAVQEKDKDGEKAQVIKEVLKSEAIKKFIEEKYNGAVISLF from the coding sequence ATGAAAAAAATTATTTTAATTATTAGCTTATTGTTTCATTTTGCTTTTGCAAATGATAAAACCATAATTATAGGTGCTACACCTACTCCACACGCTGAAATCTTGGAATTTAGCAAAGCTTTATTTAAAGAAAAAGGTTGGAATTTGGAAGTGAAGGAATTTGCTGATTATGTGTTGCCAAATTTAGCTTTAGCACAGGGGGATTTAGATGCAAATTTATATCAACATAAGCCTTTTTTAGATGAGTTTAATGCTAATCAAAAAAGCAAGTTAGTCGCAGTAGATAATATCATTTTGGTGCCTATGGCTGGGTATTCTAAAAAAATTAAGAACAAAAGCTTAATTCCACAAAATGCTAAAATCGCTATCCCAAATGACCCTACAAATGAAAGCAGAGCTTTAGATTTACTTGAAAGAGCTGGGCTTATCAAGCTCAATGACAAGGCTTTAAAAACTCCGCTTGACATAGTGGATAATCCTAAAAAGCTTAAATTCCTAGAGCTTAAAGCCGCACAATTACCTCGTGCTTTAAGCGATGTGGATGTAGCACTTATCCCTACAAATTATGCACTTGGAGCAAAATTAAATCCAAAAGATGGGCTTTTTATCGAAGATGAAGGAAGCTTATATGCTATCGTTTTAGCCGTGCAAGAAAAGGATAAAGATGGCGAGAAAGCACAAGTTATCAAAGAAGTGCTAAAAAGCGAAGCGATTAAAAAATTCATTGAAGAAAAGTATAATGGTGCTGTAATAAGCCTATTTTAA